The Miscanthus floridulus cultivar M001 chromosome 7, ASM1932011v1, whole genome shotgun sequence genome includes a region encoding these proteins:
- the LOC136467776 gene encoding probable RNA-binding protein ARP1 isoform X2: MAASSSSSGPGGSPAHAPPGGGGGEPYHHRSRFGDTTLTKVFVGGLAWETPSEGLRQHFEVYGEILEAVVITDRETGRSKGYGFVIFRDPDAAARAVENPNPVIAGRRANCNIAAFGPPRAAQQTRGGRGGGAGRGPHVPDQPPQGSLYRMPSQMTPPQAATVFYNSQYGYWYPPDYPYQQALYNSQVLQHYYPQTYGPASPGPPYQYMGYLPGGPSPRTGFSPMQQPMRPPFFQQPTARMDGSFPPGPSLPPNFRLQLPPHAVSRESDDASGSQSAQPTSSTPATITNNQEDSRPVVSDSDPNTPN; the protein is encoded by the exons ATGGCGGCTTCGTCCTCGTCGTCTGGCCCGGGTGGGTCCCCGGCCCACGCGcctccgggcggcggcggcggggagccgTATCACCACCGGTCGCGGTTCGGCGACACGACGTTGACAAAGGTGTTCGTGGGCGGGTTGGCGTGGGAGACGCCGTCCGAGGGGCTGCGCCAGCACTTCGAAGTTTACGGCGAGATACTCGAGGCGGTCGTCATCACCGATCGTGAGACCGGCCGCTCGAAGGGCTACGGTTTC GTGATTTTCCGGGACCCGgatgcggcggcgcgggcggtggAGAACCCGAACCCGGTGATCGCCGGCCGGCGCGCCAACTGCAACATTGCGGCGTTCGGCCCGCCGCGGGCCGCGCAGCAGACGAGAGGAG GTAGAGGAGGAGGTGCCGGCCGCGGGCCGCACGTGCCGGATCAGCCGCCGCAGGGGTCGCTCTACAGGATGCCGTCGCAGATGACCCCGCCTCAGGCCGCCACGGTGTTCTACAATTCTCAGTACGG GTACTGGTACCCACCTGATTATCCATACCAACAG GCATTGTACAATTCTCAAGTGCTACAACATTACTACCCTCAGACGTATGGTCCAGCCTCTCCAGGACCACCCTACCAATACATGGGGTATTTGCCTGGTGGCCCAAGTCCAAGGACTGGATTCTCGCCGATGCAGCAACCCATGCGACCACCGTTCTTTCAGCAGCCAACGGCACGGATGGATGGTTCTTTCCCACCAGGGCCGTCGCTTCCGCCTAATTTCAGACTCCAGCTGCCCCCTCATGCAGTCTCAAGGGAATCTGATGATGCATCTG GCTCTCAGTCAGCTCAGCCAACTTCTTCAACTCCAGCTACCATCACAAACAACCAGGAAGATTCGAGGCCTGTAGTGTCAGATTCAGATCCAAACACACCAAATTGA
- the LOC136467776 gene encoding probable RNA-binding protein ARP1 isoform X1 yields the protein MAASSSSSGPGGSPAHAPPGGGGGEPYHHRSRFGDTTLTKVFVGGLAWETPSEGLRQHFEVYGEILEAVVITDRETGRSKGYGFVIFRDPDAAARAVENPNPVIAGRRANCNIAAFGPPRAAQQTRGGRGGGAGRGPHVPDQPPQGSLYRMPSQMTPPQAATVFYNSQYGYWYPPDYPYQQALYNSQVLQHYYPQTYGPASPGPPYQYMGYLPGGPSPRTGFSPMQQPMRPPFFQQPTARMDGSFPPGPSLPPNFRLQLPPHAVSRESDDASAGSQSAQPTSSTPATITNNQEDSRPVVSDSDPNTPN from the exons ATGGCGGCTTCGTCCTCGTCGTCTGGCCCGGGTGGGTCCCCGGCCCACGCGcctccgggcggcggcggcggggagccgTATCACCACCGGTCGCGGTTCGGCGACACGACGTTGACAAAGGTGTTCGTGGGCGGGTTGGCGTGGGAGACGCCGTCCGAGGGGCTGCGCCAGCACTTCGAAGTTTACGGCGAGATACTCGAGGCGGTCGTCATCACCGATCGTGAGACCGGCCGCTCGAAGGGCTACGGTTTC GTGATTTTCCGGGACCCGgatgcggcggcgcgggcggtggAGAACCCGAACCCGGTGATCGCCGGCCGGCGCGCCAACTGCAACATTGCGGCGTTCGGCCCGCCGCGGGCCGCGCAGCAGACGAGAGGAG GTAGAGGAGGAGGTGCCGGCCGCGGGCCGCACGTGCCGGATCAGCCGCCGCAGGGGTCGCTCTACAGGATGCCGTCGCAGATGACCCCGCCTCAGGCCGCCACGGTGTTCTACAATTCTCAGTACGG GTACTGGTACCCACCTGATTATCCATACCAACAG GCATTGTACAATTCTCAAGTGCTACAACATTACTACCCTCAGACGTATGGTCCAGCCTCTCCAGGACCACCCTACCAATACATGGGGTATTTGCCTGGTGGCCCAAGTCCAAGGACTGGATTCTCGCCGATGCAGCAACCCATGCGACCACCGTTCTTTCAGCAGCCAACGGCACGGATGGATGGTTCTTTCCCACCAGGGCCGTCGCTTCCGCCTAATTTCAGACTCCAGCTGCCCCCTCATGCAGTCTCAAGGGAATCTGATGATGCATCTG CAGGCTCTCAGTCAGCTCAGCCAACTTCTTCAACTCCAGCTACCATCACAAACAACCAGGAAGATTCGAGGCCTGTAGTGTCAGATTCAGATCCAAACACACCAAATTGA